cgtgattctgattTTAAATAACCTTATTTGAAATAAGAGTTGTTAGTTTATCGAAAAAAagtgacatatttttttataaaaacctCCATAAAGTTCCATATCGTATtttataacgttttatttatataataacaaataaatatttactttatatcgtgtaacaatacttttagtacgtaataatttaataaatgtcaaatgacaaaataaaaattaattaaatgacaaCAAAAGAGTACACAGACATaacactaattaaaaactaaatttaaataaaaatataaactaaataataaagacaaacgaaaataaattaaactaataactaagaatattaaactaaaactacctaaaaagtaaaaaccctacaaataaagtacctacattaaacatgtaacataaaaataatctcTTAGCTGCACTTTTCCATGCAAATGACCGGTGCCTGAAACCTCTAAGGGAAGTAGCCTTTGAAATTTCTTTGCATAAAATAATTCTTCGTCGAGCCTGTTTACTTTTTTGAACCAACTTAGACGAAAATAAGTTTTTATAAGAAAatttcctcctcctcctccaaAAACGATGCTTACGTACAATATATCGCATACATACTGAACAATCCTTACGTAATGTGTTTAGAGAAAAGCGGTTTCTTACTCTTACTAGAATATACATTTTAGAACTCTACctctttgtaaaaaataatgacgCCTATTTTAGGAAAAAATCCTCGCAGAGAGATAATCtctctttatttattgtaaactgtGTACATAAGATGACATATACAGGAGATATCGAATCAACAGTTGCCCATTTCGAGCATACAATATGATCTTAAAACTACTAACTATACTAGATTACTGACTAACTTATACTTAACAAACTGGTGATTCCAGAAAAAACTCATTTAGAttgtaaaatacattttcaatCAACcagttttttaatttagatttaaaacaaattccctctaacatttttatttcaactggCAAGGCGTTAAAACCTCGTATTGCAGTATTGAATGTACTTCTGTAAAAAATTGAGTTGTTTGATTTTGgacatacaagattaaaccaAAAGATTGTACAGATTTAACTACTAGCAACTAGAAATTTCACATAATATAAAACTTCTACGAGTAATCGCCCTATATTcttgccaagtttcatgtagtttaagcatgtcgttttaaaatgtgaCCCTAATCTAGATTGTATCCTGGGAGACGTGTGACTTTTAACTTTAATTGCTATGCTATGCTTGTAGCGCTATGTGtacatatacctaatacaatagaataaaataacgacgacgacgacgtacgaggagggccgaccccaaatTATGGAATggcaaagaagaagaagaagagaataaaataacatttatttgtataacACAGGTGAtacaatatattaatattatatttaccaACCTAGGTATAAATAGAACTGTGTTTTGCCTAAAGCCAAATACTGTAGCATAATATTTTTCTAGTGATTAATTCTGTGTTTTTTTCATTTTGACAGTGTTTAAACATTGTTTAAATATATTATCGGGGTCACGTGTCACAACACAAGTTATCAGCGGCTGACTGGAAGCCGAATAATTACGTTTTATTAcggttttacatttatttacaacCCCAATAAACGAGTTAACGTAAGTCCGAGGCAATCGTTATCTCGCGATTTTAATGTTTTCTTTCGCACTTTTTTGTTTCAAATGACGTCATCTTAAtcaaatacagatgtagtgcaatagttttccatcgtattttcacggaaacttacgaacgtagACACGTTCGAAAGTTTCCTGCAATTTCTGTCAGATCTCGGTataaaaagtactgacattgactgaactagcatgacaaatacgaacgattccgagaaaatacgatggaaaacaattatgcactatatatatatatatatatatatatatatatatatatatatatatatatatatatatatatatatatatcttcaGCCTGTTAGGTTTgacagacgtttatgaataaagtcACTATCACTAGTTATTCTTAATAGGTAGGCATGTTGTAAATCTTAGTTCATGATTATGATTAAAAGATTTAAAAGCTTAATTAAAAAGATAATACTGAATTAAGATAATGAATTCCGATGTATAAAAACCCGTATACTTTCTCTGTGAAAGCATAGTTTGAAACTTCAAATAACTCTGGTAAGTTCCAAAACAATTTTGTCACGAAtcacaaataaagaaaaaatataacttAGGTACATAATGTGTAGTGTAGGTAACACTGTTTTACCCGCCAAAGTTTAATAAGGTCTTTTTAGTTCCTTCTATTGAATTTTACGTTTTTCTCTGTATAGAACACTAGAATCAGAAGCACAACGTAGTTCCTTGTTTCCTATTACCTATCGAAAAGTGATCTTTTGACAAAACAATTAGACTTTTCAGGTGTTTCGACTCCTTGAAAGACATGTTACAACCTAATTCTGACTGTTTTGTTCGCAGCAACCATGAAATTACTGCTGATCGTCGCTTCCGTCATCGCTGTGGCCGTCGCTGGCCCGACCCGCGTCCTCGTCACCCCCGGTGGTGGCTCCGCGCCCATCGTGGAAGCTGAATCCCCCATCATCGCTGGACCCGCTCTGATTGAGAGCCCCATCTCTGTTGGACCCGCCCTGGTTGAGACCCCCATTGTTGAGAGCCCCGTCGTTGTGGACACTCCTATCATTGAAAGCCCCATCTTCGTCGAGCACCCCATCGTTGTTGAGAGCCCCGTCGTCGTCGACACCCCCATCGTCGGTGAAAGCCCCGTCTTCGCCGAGCTCCCCATCGTTGTTGAGAGCCCCGTCGTCGTCGACACCCCCATCGTCGGTGAAAGCCCCGTCTTCGCCGAGCTCCCCATCGTTGTTGAGAGCCCCGTCATCGTCGACACCCCCATCGTCGGTGAAAGCCCCGTCTTCGCCGAGCTCCCCATCGTTGTTGAGAGCCCCGTCGTTGTGGACACCCCCATCGTCGGTGAAAGCCCCGTCTTCGCCGAGCTCCCCATTGTTGTCGACGCCCCCATCGTTGACGCCAGCCCCGCTGCTGTTGCTCCCGTCGAGGCTGAGTCCGTCTCCTCTGCCGCCGCTCCCCTGGTTCAGATTATCCTGAACATCAACCAGGCTGCCGCCCCCGAGGCTATCGTCGTGCCTGAGGCCCCCGCTGTCGTGCCGTCTCCCATCATCGTCGAGGAGTCTCCCATCGTGGCCGAGCTCCCCATCGTTGTCGACACCCCCGTCGTGGCCCCTGAGCCCGTCCAGGTCGTCGACACCCCCGTCGAGGCCCCCATCGTGGTCGACACCCCCATTGAGGCCCCCGTCGTGGTCGAGCCCGAGCCCATCGAGCTCCCCGCCCCCGTGCTGCCCGCTCCCGTCGAGGTTGCCCCCGTGGTCGTTCTCCCCGACattctaaactaacctaaaaacTATGCTTTGGTTTTAACTTATTTAGATCTAAGCTTGCCATACCTTAGTGCAGTGGAAAAAACTGTGATAAGTGATACAAACTCTTAATAAATGATTTGTTTAGTAGTATTTTGTTTAATtcatcattttaaatgacaaaccttattaatattatattttacagTTCACCTAAATGTCGCAAATGCTATAGTTTGCTAACCACGTGGGAAATAATGTACTCGTACCTACTtcaaatttataaaaagaaCGGAACTGATTTATACCTTTTCTTAGATGTAATTTATTAGACATTCAAATAAAGAAAACCATTTGATCAAgtatttagaaaaatataaacgAAGGGGAGTTGTGCATTTTCATGAGGGGGTTTTGGACCTTAAGCCcatgatgacagatgggccaaaatagccactagctggcatccccagggtagtcgaggcagaggcagaccgagaaagagatggcgggacgacctggatgcattccagcgggattggcgggatcttgctcagcacagggaggactggaaagggagaggggaggcctttgcccagcagtgggacacacacatgggctaataaaaaaaaaaaaacaaaaaacgaaGGGTCTTCTTGAATGGTAATAAAAGAAGTAGCCGCCCTACTTCTTCGGTTACAGAAGAAAACGTCTTAgatgtataatattaaataaggtCAAAAAGTGACTTATAAACAAATAGAAAAGGTACTTAATATTTCACACCACATAACATTATACACAACCGGCTTGGAGTCTGGATACTGTGTTCACTATAAGCAGGTGTCTCACGCAGTCAGTACTGCAGAATAAAAATAGTCTCACGTGACGTCGCGCAAAGATATGCTTCAAAAAGTTAACCAGAGGGAGGGACTGACAATTTTTAACACTAAATAGTGGCTCTGTGAATCGTAGACCTCGTGAACCCCCATAGTCCTGTCATAAAAATAGCAAAAACTGaaacgacaaaaaaatatttcattctttaacttgcctacaaaattttacgagaatcggttaagaattgcgacctgtagaaaagaacatccggaaatttttgcccaagctgaaacggtaaccttcgctaacgctcggtcactTACTCACTGACTAAGCAGCAATCGACAGTTTGATTTTTCCAGACGAAGAACCTCTAATGAAGATGGTGGGCGAGTGTTTAAAAAAATGGTTGCTATAAGTGGTCATGTGGCAACTTCTTCAAATGGCCGAACAAATGTGAATTCTCAGTGGTACTGAAATGTGTGTGCCTACTGTATTTAACAATTTGAAGCAAATAACCGAAATCTGCTTTTATTATTTTCGCATCATGACAATCAGAGATGtgacttatttgaaatacttgtatttaaaatgcaaatacaaaatgcaaaatacctattttgtattttgtatttaaataccttttgaagaaaactattttatattttatttgaaatagtttttggggcttattttctattttcaaaatacaacATAGTTTATACTCGTAGTAGGTAATGTGGGTAGGAGTTACAATCTCTTCTGATGTTACAATCTTTCAAAGGCAACCCTCTCATTCTTTTAACATGGAACTGTTGAATCTGTTTAGTAATGCACACGACCACAAGAGTGGttaaaaaagtggaatcttgagtgttgcgagggtttcaaggcacgagaggTGAACAAACTTTTCTGCCCTGGTGAAACACAAACGAGACGTTTTCATCACATCAACGAGAGGCATTATATtagctgtaaaacattacaaatgtaAATTAATGCTTTAAAAATTGGCCGTTAAAAACCATCATCCATCCTACCGGTTAATACGAGCAAATAACTAGACATTTGCACTTTAGATAGAGGACTGATTGACACACTGTTTTCAAAGAATAAAGAGTCTTTGGAACTCGGAAATTCCGAGTAATACTTTTTAATTCAGACTAGGTATTCACTATTCAGAGTACCTTTTATCGCAacgtatttgtattttaaaaaagtattttgaaaatacctatttcgtattttgtattttaaatacaaattcaaaaactattttgtatgtcaaggaagtatttgtattttgtatttaaatactttttataaagtatttttcacatctcTGATGACAATACGTCGCCGCAGGCCATTCTCACTAAAGAGTTTTTTAAGCATAATACAAATATCGAATACTTAGTGTCATCAGAAGATGACACAATGAATAGTGATACGGGGCTGCTATTTTCAGCTTCTTGTGATTTTTTCTCTTCCCGAAAATTAAATTTGGAACTCAACAGCCCTGAGGATGCTCGACGATGAGCATGCTTACTTGCAGGCCGTAGACTAAGGTCGGTTGCaacaaaccgtctgtcaccgttaaagcgttcgctatttttttttgtatgctGAATTTCATACTTCGCTGCtgtttgacgttaatcagtctgttaaatgtggttggtgcaactgggcctaAGTCCTTTTTAaagaagagtaggtaccgggaATACAAATCATGGTTTAGGCGGTCGAACCGGTACATAGAAGCTTAGGAGTGTATTTTGAGAAACTTTAATAATTAGTATTTATAACTTTAGTGTATTTAATATTACCCAAAAAGAAGCATATTATATTTCAGcagaaaaaatatattgtaagAAATGCTATGGTTAaagaatttatttcataattaaaataatacataaactaaacataaaactaattaaaaactaaatttaaatataaatataaactaaataagtataaaatagaTTGCCTACTGAAGCCGTCCCGGGCTGGTCGTTAAAGACGCATTAAAaaactttacatataataatatacctagtttGGTATTATATATAGGTAGGCATATTTCTTTGAATAACATTGTTAacgtatttaaaattaataactatcatatttcaaatatttatattactgTCAATCAATCCAAGCATATTAAGATTATCTGTTGATAAATACGATATGGGGGAGTTGTGCTGTCAATCgaagataaaatttggtataaaaACTCCTAGATCTTTCAGTGAAAGCATAGTTTGAAACATTCAACCAAACAGGTAagctttaaatattaattaatattaattgaacGAATTATTCGTGTTGAAGGTGATATCAGGAAAATAATTAAGTATTGTTATGAAACTTTAAACTCGAAATAAATTCAGTAATATTCGCaatcataatatttaaaacatgaTTATGCTCGCTGCTAAATTCagtaggtaattgaataaaaagtCTTTAGCATTTTCAGTTTGCAGTTGTATTTCAGATATTGTTTAAAACTGTATTTTAGATATTGTTAGCATTTAAAAAGCATTGTTGTTGCTAGAATACTATTACAACATTGATATGGGATAATTCCGGGATAATCAAAACTTGTTTTCCTACTGCTTTATACTGAAAGTCACTTTTGTTTGCAGCAACCATGAAATTCCTGTTGATCGTCGCTTCCGTCGTCGCCGTGGCCGTCGCTGGCCCGACCCGCGCACTCGTGACCCCTGGCAGTGGTTCTGCGCCCATCGTGGAAGCTGAATCCCCCATCTCTGTCGGACCTGCCCTGATTGAGAGCCCCATCTCCGTTGGACCCGCCCTGGTTGAGTTCCCCATTGTTGAGAGCCCCGTCGTCGTTGACACCCCCGTCGTCGGTGAAAGCCCCGTCTTCGTCGAGCTCCCCATCGTTGTTGAGAGCCCCGTCGTTGTGGACACCCCCATCGTCGGTGAAAGCCCCGTCTTCGCCGAGCTCCCCATTGTTGTCGACGCCCCCATCGTTGACGCCAGCCCCGCTGCTGTTGCTCCCGTCGAGACTGAGTCCATCTCCTCTGCCGCCGCTCCCCTGGTTCAGATCATCCTAAACATCAACCAGGCTGCCGCCCCTGAGGCTGTCGTCGTGGCTGAGGCCCCCGCTGTCGTGCCGTCTCCTATCATCGTCGAGGAGTCTCCCATCGTGGCCGAGCTCCCCATCGTGGTCGACACTCCCGTCGTGGCCCCTGAGCCCGTCCAGGTCGTCGACACCCCCGTTGAGGCCCCCATCGTGGTCGACACCCCCGTCGTGGCCCCTGAGCCCGTCCAGATCGTCGACACCCCCGTCGAGGCCCCCATCGTGGTCGACACCCCTGTCGTGGTCGAGCCCGTCGAGGTCGCCCCCGTGGTCGTTCTCCCCGACATCCTGAACTAAGCTAAAAACTATGCTTTGGTTTTAACTTATTTAGCTCTAAGCTTGCCATCCTCTTACCTTAGTACAGTGGAAATAAACTGTGATAAGTGTTACACActcttaataaatgatttatttagtagtattttgtttaattgatcattttaaatgacaaaccttattagtattatattttatacctaaatgtcGTAAATGCTACCTTTTGCTAACCACGTGGGAAATGTTTGAAATATACTCCAAATTAATAAAAAGAATAAACTGTTTTATTCCTTTTCTTAGATATAATTTATTAGATATTCAAACATAGAAAACCATTTGATCAAGTATTTCGTCCCCCATCGTGATTGAGCCTCAGCCCATCGAGCTCCCCACCCCGCCCCGCCACCGTGCTGCCCGCTCCCGTCGAGGTATCCCCCATGATCACTCTTCCCGACATCCTGAACTGAACAAAAAACCTCACTTTATTTTAACTTCTGTTTAGGCTAACCATCTTTTACCTTTTAATACAGTGGCAATAAACTGTGATACTGATAAGTGATACATATTCTTAATAAATGAATTATTAAGTGGTATTCGTACTTCGTTTAATTTTTCTAATTATAAGGTCCTTCTTTAACCATGAATGATTTGAGTGATTTTACTCTGACTGTACTTGATTAAACGTCGAATATTTGATATTCTGAGATATTATAGTATAGCTTTAATACAAGGTACCAATTTACTGTCAGCACAGTGACaaagttattattttagtcCGGTTTTTCTTATAGACAAAAAATCAGTGTTATAATTCGTTCTTttttatctaaataaaaaatatataaataatttagcctgtatacgttccactgctgggcacaggcctcctctcaagcacgagagtaGAGGTTTTTATCTCAATACCTATTGAAAAACCGCTTTGAGTTATTCTTTGCaactgtgtaggtacctatatctacCATTGACCAATCATTCTGACAATAATTAGATTTACTTCAAATAATTGAATtagttacatacaaaataggGTCATAAGGGTTAGGTTAGGGGTCACTAACTGAGGCGCAAAATCCCGGCTCAAGGTttgccaaagggcaatggagcggAGTATCCTGGGTTTCCGAAGATGTGACAGGGTGAGAA
This genomic interval from Cydia splendana chromosome 4, ilCydSple1.2, whole genome shotgun sequence contains the following:
- the LOC134789660 gene encoding calphotin-like isoform X1, which gives rise to MKLLLIVASVIAVAVAGPTRVLVTPGGGSAPIVEAESPIIAGPALIESPISVGPALVETPIVESPVVVDTPIIESPIFVEHPIVVESPVVVDTPIVGESPVFAELPIVVESPVVVDTPIVGESPVFAELPIVVESPVIVDTPIVGESPVFAELPIVVESPVVVDTPIVGESPVFAELPIVVDAPIVDASPAAVAPVEAESVSSAAAPLVQIILNINQAAAPEAIAVVVAEAPAVVPSPVIVEESPVVAELPIVVDTPVVAPMPVQVVDTPVEAPIVVDTPVEAPIVVDTPAVVEAEPIELPTPVLPAPVEVAPVVVLPDILN
- the LOC134789660 gene encoding calphotin-like isoform X3 is translated as MKLLLIVASVIAVAVAGPTRVLVTPGGGSAPIVEAESPIIAGPALIESPISVGPALVETPIVESPVVVDTPIIESPIFVEHPIVVESPVVVDTPIVGESPVFAELPIVVESPVVVDTPIVGESPVFAELPIVVESPVIVDTPIVGESPVFAELPIVVESPVVVDTPIVGESPVFAELPIVVDAPIVDASPAAVAPVEAESVSSAAAPLVQIILNINQAAAPEAIVVPEAPAVVPSPIIVEESPIVAELPIVVDTPVVAPEPVQVVDTPVEAPIVVDTPIEAPVVVEPEPIELPAPVLPAPVEVAPVVVLPDILN
- the LOC134789660 gene encoding calphotin-like isoform X2, which encodes MKLLLIVASVIAVAVAGPTRVLVTPGGGSAPIVEAESPIIAGPALIESPISVGPALVETPIVESPVVVDTPIIESPIFVEHPIVVESPVVVDTPIVGESPVFAELPIVVESPVVVDTPIVGESPVFAELPIVVESPVIVDTPIVGESPVFAELPIVVESPVVVDTPIVGESPVFAELPIVVDAPIVDASPAAVAPVEAESVSSAAAPLVQIILNINQAAAPEAIVVPEAPAVVPSPIIVEESPIVAELPIVVDTPVVAPEPVQVVDTPVEAPIVVDTPIEAPVVVEPEPIELPAPVLPAPVEVSPMITLPDILN
- the LOC134789577 gene encoding calphotin-like produces the protein MKFLLIVASVVAVAVAGPTRALVTPGSGSAPIVEAESPISVGPALIESPISVGPALVEFPIVESPVVVDTPVVGESPVFVELPIVVESPVVVDTPIVGESPVFAELPIVVDAPIVDASPAAVAPVETESISSAAAPLVQIILNINQAAAPEAVVVAEAPAVVPSPIIVEESPIVAELPIVVDTPVVAPEPVQVVDTPVEAPIVVDTPVVAPEPVQIVDTPVEAPIVVDTPVV